In Lysinibacillus sp. FSL M8-0337, the following proteins share a genomic window:
- a CDS encoding class I SAM-dependent methyltransferase, whose protein sequence is MSDHYYTSKPQTESKPRHWTFKLLGHTFSFETDAGVFSKSEVDFGSRVLIDAFQMPDVDGAIFDVGCGYGPIGLSIAKTNPERIVFMMDINERAVALSQKNAQVNGVQNVRIFVSDGLSNVDDEAKAAAILTNPPIRAGKETVFRFYDGAYDKLVTSGELWVVIQKKQGAPSTVSYLEEKFSEVDIVEKKKGYWIVRAKK, encoded by the coding sequence ATGTCAGATCACTATTATACAAGTAAGCCTCAAACTGAAAGTAAACCTCGTCACTGGACGTTCAAGTTACTTGGGCATACGTTTTCCTTTGAAACGGATGCAGGTGTATTTAGTAAAAGCGAAGTAGATTTTGGATCCCGTGTATTAATAGATGCGTTTCAAATGCCAGATGTGGATGGTGCTATTTTCGATGTAGGTTGTGGGTATGGACCAATCGGGTTGTCTATTGCCAAAACAAATCCTGAGCGAATAGTATTCATGATGGATATTAATGAGCGGGCAGTTGCGCTTTCACAAAAAAATGCGCAAGTAAACGGTGTTCAAAATGTACGAATATTTGTAAGTGACGGACTATCGAATGTTGATGATGAGGCGAAAGCTGCAGCTATTTTAACCAATCCTCCAATTCGCGCAGGAAAGGAAACGGTTTTCCGCTTTTACGACGGTGCGTATGATAAGTTAGTGACTTCTGGAGAGCTATGGGTAGTGATTCAGAAGAAGCAAGGTGCACCATCAACGGTTAGCTATTTAGAGGAAAAATTTTCTGAAGTCGATATTGTGGAAAAGAAAAAAGGCTACTGGATAGTGCGTGCAAAAAAATAA
- the rplL gene encoding 50S ribosomal protein L7/L12, whose protein sequence is MNKEQILEAIKAMTVLELNDLVKAIEEEFGVTAAAPVAVVAGGAAAAEEKTEFDVVLASAGAEKIKVIKVVREITGLGLKEAKEVVDNAPKALKEGVSKDEAEQIKAKLEEVGASVEVK, encoded by the coding sequence ATGAACAAAGAGCAAATCTTAGAAGCTATCAAAGCTATGACAGTTCTTGAATTAAACGATTTAGTAAAAGCTATCGAAGAAGAATTCGGTGTAACAGCTGCTGCTCCAGTAGCAGTAGTTGCTGGCGGTGCTGCTGCAGCTGAAGAAAAAACAGAATTCGACGTAGTATTAGCATCTGCTGGTGCTGAAAAAATTAAAGTAATCAAAGTGGTTCGCGAAATCACTGGTTTAGGTCTTAAAGAAGCTAAAGAAGTTGTAGATAACGCTCCTAAAGCTCTTAAAGAAGGCGTTTCTAAAGATGAAGCTGAACAAATCAAAGCTAAACTTGAAGAAGTTGGCGCATCTGTAGAAGTTAAGTAA
- the rplJ gene encoding 50S ribosomal protein L10 — MSKAIENKQSQVQEITEKFQSAASVVVVDYRGLNVAQVTELRKQLREAGVEFKVYKNTLTRRAAEAAGVEGINEVLTGPNAIAFSTEDVVAPAKIINEFAKKNEALEIKAGIIEGAISSVEDVKALAELPSREGLLSMLLSVLQAPVRNFALATKAVAEQKEEQGA, encoded by the coding sequence ATGAGCAAAGCAATCGAAAACAAACAATCTCAAGTGCAAGAAATCACTGAAAAATTCCAAAGCGCTGCTTCTGTAGTAGTAGTGGATTACCGTGGTCTTAACGTTGCACAAGTGACTGAACTTCGTAAACAACTTCGTGAAGCTGGTGTTGAGTTTAAAGTTTACAAAAACACTTTAACTCGTCGTGCTGCTGAAGCTGCTGGTGTTGAAGGAATCAATGAAGTATTAACTGGTCCTAACGCAATCGCGTTCTCAACTGAAGATGTTGTAGCTCCTGCTAAAATCATCAACGAGTTCGCTAAGAAAAACGAAGCTTTAGAAATTAAAGCAGGTATTATTGAAGGTGCAATCTCTTCTGTTGAAGATGTTAAAGCACTTGCAGAACTTCCATCACGCGAAGGTCTTCTTTCAATGCTTTTATCTGTACTTCAAGCTCCAGTGCGCAACTTCGCACTTGCAACAAAAGCTGTTGCAGAACAAAAAGAAGAACAAGGCGCGTAA
- the rplA gene encoding 50S ribosomal protein L1 produces the protein MAKKGKKLQDAAKLIDRNNVYGAQEAIELAQKTSTVNFDATVEVAFRLGIDTRKNDQQIRGAVVLPNGTGKTQRVLVFAKGEKLKEAEAAGADYVGDAEYIQKIQQGWFDFDVIVATPDMMGEVGKLGRVLGPKGLMPNPKTGTVTFDVTKAIEEIKAGKVEYRADKAGIIHAPIGKVSFATEKLVENFLTVFDVVQKAKPAAAKGTYMKSVNVTTTMGPAVKIDAANVVVK, from the coding sequence ATGGCTAAAAAAGGTAAAAAACTGCAAGATGCAGCGAAATTAATCGACCGTAACAACGTATACGGCGCACAAGAAGCAATCGAACTTGCTCAAAAAACTAGCACAGTAAACTTCGACGCTACTGTAGAAGTTGCTTTCCGTTTAGGAATCGATACTCGTAAAAACGACCAACAAATCCGTGGTGCAGTAGTGCTACCAAACGGTACTGGTAAAACTCAACGCGTATTAGTTTTCGCTAAAGGTGAAAAACTTAAAGAAGCAGAAGCTGCTGGCGCTGACTATGTAGGCGATGCAGAGTACATCCAAAAAATCCAACAAGGTTGGTTTGACTTCGATGTAATCGTAGCAACTCCTGACATGATGGGTGAAGTTGGTAAACTTGGTCGCGTATTAGGACCTAAAGGCTTAATGCCAAACCCTAAAACTGGTACAGTTACATTTGACGTAACAAAAGCAATCGAAGAAATCAAAGCTGGTAAAGTAGAATACCGCGCTGACAAAGCTGGTATTATCCACGCTCCTATCGGTAAAGTTTCTTTTGCAACAGAAAAACTTGTAGAAAACTTCTTAACTGTATTTGACGTTGTTCAAAAAGCAAAACCTGCTGCAGCTAAAGGTACTTACATGAAATCTGTAAATGTTACAACTACAATGGGCCCAGCTGTTAAAATTGACGCTGCTAACGTAGTAGTAAAATAA
- the rplK gene encoding 50S ribosomal protein L11 translates to MAKKVIKVVKLQIPAGKANPAPPVGPALGQAGVNIMGFCKEFNARTADQAGLIIPVEISVFEDRSFTFITKTPPAAVLLKVAAGIQSGSGEPNRKKVATVKRDKVREIAETKMPDLNAASVEAAMLMVEGTARSMGIVIED, encoded by the coding sequence GTGGCTAAAAAAGTTATTAAAGTTGTTAAACTTCAAATCCCTGCTGGTAAAGCAAACCCAGCTCCACCGGTTGGTCCTGCATTAGGTCAAGCAGGTGTGAACATCATGGGATTCTGTAAAGAGTTCAATGCGCGTACTGCTGATCAAGCTGGTCTTATTATTCCAGTTGAAATTTCAGTATTCGAGGACCGTTCATTCACTTTCATTACGAAAACTCCACCTGCAGCAGTTTTACTTAAAGTAGCAGCTGGTATCCAATCTGGATCTGGTGAACCAAACCGTAAAAAAGTTGCAACGGTTAAACGTGATAAAGTTCGCGAAATCGCTGAAACTAAAATGCCAGACCTTAACGCTGCTTCAGTTGAAGCTGCTATGTTAATGGTTGAAGGTACTGCACGAAGCATGGGTATTGTTATCGAAGACTAA
- the nusG gene encoding transcription termination/antitermination protein NusG, which produces MEKNWYVVHTYSGYENRVKANLEKRVETMGMQDKIFRVIVPEHEETEMKDGKKRTMMRKVFPGYVLVELIMTDDSWYVVRNTPGVTGFIGSSGGGAKPTPLLPEEADRLLQQMGMTEKVVEIDITVGEAVEVLEGPFAHFQGRVEEIDAEKGKLKVSVDMFGRETIMELDFEQIQKL; this is translated from the coding sequence ATGGAGAAAAATTGGTATGTTGTTCATACGTATTCAGGGTATGAGAACCGTGTAAAAGCAAACCTAGAAAAACGTGTTGAAACAATGGGAATGCAAGATAAAATCTTCCGTGTTATCGTGCCTGAGCATGAGGAAACAGAAATGAAAGACGGCAAAAAGCGCACAATGATGCGTAAAGTTTTCCCTGGTTATGTCCTAGTAGAACTAATTATGACAGATGATTCTTGGTATGTTGTACGTAATACACCAGGAGTAACTGGCTTTATCGGTTCATCAGGTGGTGGAGCAAAACCAACACCTCTATTACCAGAGGAAGCGGATCGTTTATTACAACAAATGGGCATGACAGAAAAAGTTGTTGAAATTGATATCACAGTTGGTGAAGCGGTTGAAGTATTAGAAGGACCGTTTGCACACTTCCAAGGGCGTGTTGAAGAAATTGACGCTGAAAAAGGAAAACTGAAAGTATCTGTAGATATGTTTGGTCGCGAAACAATTATGGAACTGGATTTTGAGCAAATTCAAAAATTATAA
- the secE gene encoding preprotein translocase subunit SecE, with protein sequence MGKIKSFFSDVMSEMRKTSWPKSKELTKYTVVVISTVVIMALFFVLVDLGISSLFRWYLDL encoded by the coding sequence ATGGGTAAGATTAAAAGTTTTTTCAGCGACGTAATGTCGGAAATGCGAAAAACTAGCTGGCCAAAAAGTAAAGAACTGACGAAATATACAGTCGTTGTAATTTCAACTGTAGTAATTATGGCTTTATTTTTTGTGTTAGTAGACTTAGGTATTTCATCATTATTCCGCTGGTACTTAGATTTATAA
- the rpmG gene encoding 50S ribosomal protein L33, protein MTKKVVLNCEKCGSRNYTFPAKGDSTVRLELKKFCSHCNEHTVHKQTL, encoded by the coding sequence ATGACAAAGAAAGTCGTGCTAAATTGTGAAAAATGCGGTTCGAGAAATTACACATTTCCTGCTAAGGGAGATTCTACTGTACGCCTCGAATTAAAGAAATTTTGCTCGCATTGCAATGAACATACAGTGCATAAACAAACGCTATAA
- the sigH gene encoding RNA polymerase sporulation sigma factor SigH, producing MFKNSIVQVTQDFERFNDEELIEMVHQGNTDALDFLITKYRLLVRAKARSYFLIGADKEDIVQEGMIGLYKAVRDFKGDKLASFRAFAELCITRQIITAIKTATRQKHIPLNSYVSLDKPIFDEESDRTLMDVLTGAIMDDPEELMIHREEFGYLEEKMSEILSELELQVLALYLDGQSYHEISAKLNRHVKSIDNALQRVKRKLERHLVLEEMS from the coding sequence ATGTTTAAAAATAGTATTGTACAAGTGACACAAGATTTTGAACGATTCAATGATGAAGAGCTTATTGAAATGGTGCATCAAGGTAATACAGATGCGTTGGATTTTTTAATTACAAAATACCGTTTGCTAGTAAGAGCAAAGGCGAGATCCTATTTTTTAATTGGCGCTGATAAAGAAGACATTGTACAAGAAGGAATGATTGGCTTGTATAAAGCTGTCCGTGATTTTAAAGGGGACAAGCTAGCTTCTTTTCGGGCTTTTGCGGAGTTATGTATTACAAGACAAATTATTACCGCTATTAAAACAGCAACAAGGCAAAAACACATTCCACTCAATTCCTATGTTTCGTTAGACAAGCCTATTTTTGATGAGGAATCTGATCGTACATTAATGGATGTATTAACAGGTGCCATTATGGATGATCCAGAAGAGTTAATGATTCATAGAGAAGAGTTTGGTTATTTAGAAGAAAAAATGAGTGAGATTTTAAGTGAATTAGAGCTGCAAGTGCTAGCACTCTACTTAGATGGGCAATCCTATCATGAAATTTCCGCGAAATTGAATCGTCATGTGAAGTCAATTGACAATGCTTTGCAACGAGTAAAGCGGAAATTAGAGCGTCATTTAGTGCTCGAGGAAATGTCGTAG
- a CDS encoding NYN domain-containing protein has protein sequence MKNILLVDGYNMIGAWKELRPLRDTNFEDARKRLIELMAEYKAAIGWRVIVVFDAHLVPGVEQSYIENGVEIIYTRKNETADERIEKMTQELKARHIQIHVATSDMAEQSVIFGNGALRKSARELEIDLSIIQHKISHDVKRKQDSKPPSRIELKPDVALAFEKWRRGLK, from the coding sequence ATGAAGAACATTTTGCTTGTTGACGGTTATAATATGATCGGAGCTTGGAAAGAGCTACGTCCATTACGTGACACAAACTTTGAAGATGCCCGTAAGCGTCTAATTGAGCTTATGGCTGAATATAAAGCGGCAATAGGGTGGCGCGTGATAGTTGTTTTTGACGCCCATCTTGTGCCGGGTGTGGAGCAATCTTATATAGAAAATGGCGTCGAGATTATTTATACAAGGAAAAATGAAACAGCAGATGAACGCATTGAAAAGATGACACAAGAACTAAAAGCAAGACATATTCAAATTCATGTGGCGACTTCCGATATGGCTGAACAAAGTGTTATTTTTGGCAATGGTGCACTACGCAAATCGGCAAGAGAGCTTGAAATTGATCTAAGCATTATTCAACATAAAATTTCTCATGATGTAAAACGTAAGCAGGATAGCAAGCCACCTTCACGCATAGAGCTAAAGCCAGATGTGGCACTCGCTTTTGAAAAGTGGCGCCGTGGTTTGAAATGA
- the rlmB gene encoding 23S rRNA (guanosine(2251)-2'-O)-methyltransferase RlmB, translated as MAEQNGEIIAGKNPVLEALRSGRDMNKVWIAEGVKKSGVNELLDLARERGIIVQFVPKKKVDQLSDANHQGIVASVAAYSYAELDDLFAAAQKKQEDPFFLILDELEDPHNLGSIMRTADAIGVHGIIIPKRRSVSLTAVVAKASTGAIEHVPVVRVNNLAQTVDELKERGVWIAGTDAKGSADYRKMDATLPLAIIIGSEGKGMGRLLKEKCDFLYHLPMVGHVTSLNASVAAALLMYEVYRKRQEAND; from the coding sequence ATGGCAGAACAAAATGGTGAAATTATTGCCGGTAAAAACCCAGTGTTAGAAGCACTTCGTTCAGGCCGCGATATGAATAAAGTATGGATTGCAGAAGGTGTAAAAAAATCAGGGGTCAATGAACTGCTTGATTTAGCGCGCGAACGTGGCATCATTGTACAATTTGTACCGAAAAAAAAGGTCGACCAACTATCAGATGCTAACCATCAAGGGATAGTTGCATCTGTAGCAGCATATAGCTATGCAGAGCTAGACGATTTATTTGCAGCGGCACAAAAAAAACAAGAAGATCCGTTTTTCTTAATTTTAGATGAGTTAGAAGACCCACATAATTTAGGCTCTATTATGCGAACTGCAGATGCAATTGGCGTGCATGGTATTATTATTCCAAAGCGTCGCTCAGTGAGCTTAACAGCCGTTGTGGCGAAAGCGTCGACAGGCGCAATCGAGCACGTGCCTGTCGTGCGTGTTAATAACCTAGCCCAAACAGTAGATGAGTTAAAAGAACGTGGCGTCTGGATTGCTGGTACGGATGCAAAAGGCTCTGCGGATTATCGTAAAATGGATGCTACCCTACCACTTGCTATTATTATTGGTAGTGAGGGTAAAGGAATGGGGCGCCTGCTAAAAGAGAAATGTGACTTTTTATATCATCTGCCTATGGTTGGGCATGTCACATCATTAAATGCTTCTGTAGCTGCGGCGCTTTTAATGTATGAAGTGTACCGTAAACGTCAAGAAGCGAATGATTAA
- a CDS encoding Mini-ribonuclease 3, giving the protein MDKLRNEDVKQLNALALAYLGDAVLEQKVREYLLRSGRVKPNTLHREATHYVSAKAQSTIVHRMMDENFLTEQELAVFRRGRNAKSGSVPKNTDVQTYRNSSGFEAVLGSLYLLGELERVYAIIAYAIQIIEELKGVSK; this is encoded by the coding sequence TTGGATAAACTCCGAAATGAAGATGTGAAGCAATTAAATGCATTAGCGCTTGCTTATCTGGGAGATGCGGTTTTAGAACAGAAGGTACGGGAGTATTTACTGCGTAGCGGACGCGTAAAACCGAACACACTCCATAGAGAAGCAACGCATTATGTATCAGCAAAGGCACAGTCAACAATTGTACATCGCATGATGGATGAAAACTTTTTAACAGAGCAGGAATTGGCAGTGTTCCGACGTGGACGCAATGCCAAATCCGGTTCTGTTCCCAAAAATACAGATGTACAAACTTATCGCAATAGTTCAGGCTTTGAAGCGGTACTTGGAAGCTTGTATTTACTAGGTGAATTAGAACGCGTTTATGCCATCATTGCATACGCTATTCAAATAATCGAGGAATTAAAAGGAGTGTCAAAATAA
- the cysS gene encoding cysteine--tRNA ligase, with the protein MSIQIFNSLTRQKETFVPLEEGKVKMYVCGPTVYNYIHIGNSRPVIVYDTVRRYFQYKGYEVKFVSNFTDVDDKIIKAANELGEEVHELTDRFIAAYFEDVTALGCKKADVHPRVTDHMDDIIDFIKVLIDKGYAYESAGDVYYRTRKFNGYGKLSHQSVDDLKIGARIEAGEKKDDALDFALWKAAKPGEIYWESPWGNGRPGWHIECSVMAREHLGDTIDIHAGGQDLTFPHHENEIAQSEAHNDTTFARYWMHNGYINIDNEKMSKSLGNFVLVNDIRKQIDPQILRFFMLSVHYRHPINFAKDLVDAAATGLERIRTSYNNVKYRLSATASLGDCTEEWLRQIAQQKALFEEAMDDDFNTANAISVLFELARIANIYLNETNTDEKVLLTFVETFEVLGDVLGIEFAKEAELLDEEIEALLQERVEARKNRDFARSDEIRDHLQAQGIILEDTRQGTRWKRG; encoded by the coding sequence ATGAGTATTCAAATTTTTAACTCATTAACAAGACAAAAAGAAACATTCGTACCGCTAGAAGAAGGAAAAGTTAAAATGTATGTTTGCGGTCCGACGGTTTATAACTATATTCATATTGGGAATTCACGTCCTGTAATTGTCTATGATACGGTTCGCCGCTATTTTCAATATAAAGGCTACGAAGTAAAATTCGTCTCAAATTTCACGGATGTAGACGATAAAATTATTAAAGCAGCTAATGAGCTCGGAGAAGAAGTTCATGAACTGACAGACCGTTTTATTGCCGCATATTTTGAAGATGTGACGGCATTAGGTTGCAAAAAGGCAGATGTCCATCCTCGTGTAACGGATCATATGGATGATATTATTGACTTTATTAAAGTGTTAATCGACAAAGGTTATGCATATGAGTCAGCGGGGGATGTCTATTACCGAACTCGAAAATTCAATGGTTACGGTAAATTATCTCATCAGTCGGTAGATGATTTAAAAATTGGTGCACGTATCGAAGCAGGCGAGAAAAAAGATGATGCATTAGATTTCGCATTATGGAAAGCAGCAAAGCCTGGTGAAATCTATTGGGAAAGTCCTTGGGGCAACGGACGTCCAGGATGGCATATCGAATGTTCTGTGATGGCGCGTGAGCATTTAGGTGATACAATTGATATACATGCAGGTGGTCAAGATTTGACTTTCCCGCATCATGAAAATGAAATAGCGCAATCCGAAGCGCATAACGATACAACATTTGCGCGTTACTGGATGCATAATGGATATATTAATATCGATAATGAAAAAATGTCAAAATCCCTTGGTAATTTTGTGCTCGTGAACGATATCCGTAAACAAATCGACCCGCAAATTTTACGATTCTTTATGTTATCTGTTCACTATCGCCACCCAATTAACTTTGCGAAGGACTTAGTAGATGCCGCAGCAACTGGTTTAGAGCGTATTCGTACTTCATACAACAATGTTAAGTATCGCCTATCTGCAACTGCAAGTCTCGGCGATTGCACAGAGGAATGGCTCCGTCAAATTGCTCAACAAAAAGCGCTGTTCGAGGAAGCGATGGATGATGATTTCAATACGGCGAATGCTATTTCAGTATTATTTGAATTAGCACGAATTGCTAATATTTACTTGAATGAGACAAATACGGATGAGAAAGTGTTATTAACATTTGTTGAAACTTTTGAAGTATTAGGTGACGTCTTAGGTATTGAATTTGCTAAAGAAGCAGAACTACTGGACGAAGAAATCGAAGCACTGTTGCAAGAACGCGTAGAAGCGCGCAAAAACCGCGACTTTGCACGTTCAGATGAAATTCGTGACCATTTACAAGCGCAAGGTATCATTTTAGAGGATACGCGTCAAGGGACAAGATGGAAACGAGGGTAA
- the epsC gene encoding serine O-acetyltransferase EpsC has product MFKRMKEDVDTIFENDPAARSVLEVVLTYSGLHATWAHRIAHWFFKRRFYFIARVISQISRFFTGIEIHPGAKIGRRFFIDHGMGVVIGETCEIGDNVTLYQGVTLGGTGKEKGKRHPTLEDNVLVATGAKVLGSITIGENSKIGAGSVVLKEVPPNATVVGIPGKVVMKDGVRLERKLDHQNIPDPVEERCQGFEKQIAALQEEIGRLQKEREKQ; this is encoded by the coding sequence ATGTTTAAAAGAATGAAGGAAGATGTAGATACTATTTTTGAGAATGACCCAGCGGCGCGCAGTGTACTGGAAGTGGTATTAACATATTCAGGCCTGCATGCTACATGGGCGCATCGTATTGCCCATTGGTTTTTTAAAAGACGTTTTTATTTTATCGCACGTGTAATTTCACAAATTAGTCGTTTCTTTACGGGAATTGAAATACATCCTGGTGCTAAAATTGGTCGACGCTTCTTTATCGACCATGGTATGGGCGTGGTTATAGGGGAAACTTGTGAAATAGGCGATAATGTTACCCTTTATCAAGGTGTTACACTAGGTGGTACAGGGAAAGAAAAAGGAAAGCGCCATCCAACATTAGAAGATAATGTGTTAGTTGCCACTGGTGCCAAAGTATTAGGTTCTATTACAATTGGTGAGAATAGTAAAATTGGTGCAGGTTCAGTCGTTTTAAAAGAAGTGCCACCAAACGCTACAGTAGTAGGGATTCCTGGTAAAGTTGTGATGAAAGATGGTGTTCGTTTAGAGAGAAAACTAGACCATCAAAATATTCCTGACCCTGTAGAGGAACGTTGTCAAGGTTTCGAGAAGCAAATCGCAGCATTGCAAGAAGAAATCGGGCGCTTACAAAAGGAGAGAGAAAAACAATGA
- the gltX gene encoding glutamate--tRNA ligase, protein MTKEVRVRYAPSPTGFLHIGGARTALFNYLYAKHHNGKFIVRIEDTDIERNVEGGEASQLDNLKWLGIEYDESIDIGGPYAPYRQMERLDIYKEHAEKLLQQGTAYKCFCSSEKLEASREEQKARGVAAPTYDGTCRHLSAEEVAAKEAAGEQYTIRMRVPENVTYEFEDLVRGHVAFESKDVGDWVLVKANGIPTYNYAVVLDDHFMEISHVFRGEEHLSNTPKQMMIFDAFGWEYPRFGHMTLIINENRKKLSKRDESIIQFVTQYKDLGYLPEAMFNFFALLGWSPEGEEEIFSKEEFIKIFDEKRLSKSPSMFDKQKLTWMNNQYIKKLSLEEVVALSLPHLQKAGLLPEELTAEERAWATDLIALYHEQMSFGAEIVDLSRLFFNDHIEYDEEAKAVLAGEQVPEVMAAFKAQLENLEEFTPETVKAAIKAVQKETGHKGKNLFMPIRVVTTGETHGPELPNAICLIGKEKTIDRVEKYAK, encoded by the coding sequence ATGACGAAAGAAGTTCGCGTTCGTTACGCGCCATCACCAACTGGATTTTTACATATTGGCGGTGCACGTACAGCGTTATTCAACTATTTATATGCAAAACATCATAACGGTAAATTCATCGTACGTATTGAAGATACGGATATTGAGCGTAATGTAGAAGGTGGAGAAGCGTCTCAGTTAGATAACTTAAAATGGTTAGGTATCGAATATGACGAATCAATCGACATTGGTGGTCCGTATGCACCTTATCGTCAAATGGAGCGCTTAGATATTTACAAAGAGCATGCTGAAAAGTTATTACAACAAGGCACAGCGTATAAATGTTTCTGTTCATCAGAAAAATTAGAAGCATCGCGTGAAGAACAAAAAGCTCGTGGTGTTGCAGCACCTACTTATGATGGAACTTGCCGTCATTTATCAGCGGAAGAAGTAGCGGCTAAAGAAGCGGCTGGCGAACAATATACAATTCGTATGCGTGTACCTGAAAATGTAACATATGAATTTGAGGATTTAGTACGTGGACATGTAGCGTTCGAATCGAAAGATGTGGGCGACTGGGTGCTTGTGAAAGCAAACGGTATTCCAACTTACAATTACGCAGTAGTATTAGATGACCACTTTATGGAAATCTCACATGTGTTCCGTGGTGAAGAGCATTTATCAAATACACCAAAACAAATGATGATCTTCGATGCATTTGGCTGGGAGTATCCTCGCTTTGGACATATGACATTAATCATCAACGAAAATCGCAAAAAGCTATCAAAACGAGACGAGTCCATTATCCAATTCGTAACGCAATATAAAGACCTTGGTTACTTACCAGAAGCTATGTTTAATTTCTTTGCTTTACTTGGTTGGTCTCCTGAAGGTGAAGAAGAGATTTTCTCTAAAGAAGAATTTATTAAAATCTTTGATGAGAAGCGTTTATCGAAATCACCATCTATGTTTGATAAGCAAAAGCTTACTTGGATGAATAATCAATACATCAAAAAATTATCTTTAGAAGAAGTCGTGGCATTATCTTTACCGCACTTACAGAAAGCAGGCTTATTACCAGAAGAGTTAACAGCAGAAGAGCGCGCTTGGGCAACAGATTTAATCGCACTTTATCATGAACAAATGAGCTTTGGTGCTGAAATCGTGGACCTATCACGCCTATTCTTTAACGATCATATTGAATATGATGAAGAAGCAAAAGCCGTTTTAGCTGGCGAGCAAGTACCGGAAGTAATGGCTGCATTTAAAGCACAACTTGAAAATTTAGAAGAATTCACACCTGAAACTGTCAAAGCAGCTATCAAAGCTGTACAAAAAGAGACGGGTCATAAAGGTAAAAATTTATTTATGCCAATCCGTGTTGTGACGACTGGTGAAACACACGGTCCAGAGTTACCGAATGCGATTTGTTTAATTGGTAAAGAGAAAACAATTGACCGTGTAGAAAAATACGCGAAGTAA
- the ispF gene encoding 2-C-methyl-D-erythritol 2,4-cyclodiphosphate synthase has protein sequence MFRVGQGFDVHAFEEGRPLIIGGITIPHEKGLVGHSDADVLLHTVTDAALGAIGEGDIGRHFPDTDPEWKDADSAKLLEYIWKIVEDKGYVLGNVDCTIMAQRPKMAPYIEQMRNRIATLLNADASQVNVKATTTERLGFTGREEGIASMATILLIKK, from the coding sequence ATGTTTCGAGTAGGACAAGGTTTTGACGTACATGCATTTGAAGAAGGGCGTCCACTAATTATTGGTGGTATTACAATCCCACATGAAAAGGGCCTAGTAGGACATTCAGATGCGGATGTCTTATTGCACACAGTAACAGATGCTGCGCTGGGAGCAATTGGAGAAGGTGATATTGGGCGTCATTTTCCAGATACAGATCCAGAATGGAAAGATGCCGATTCAGCAAAGTTGCTAGAGTATATTTGGAAAATCGTTGAGGACAAAGGCTATGTGCTTGGCAATGTTGACTGCACAATTATGGCACAACGTCCGAAAATGGCGCCTTATATTGAACAAATGAGAAATCGCATTGCAACTCTATTAAACGCTGATGCATCGCAAGTAAATGTAAAAGCGACAACTACTGAACGACTTGGCTTTACAGGACGTGAAGAAGGCATTGCTTCAATGGCAACAATTTTACTGATTAAAAAATAA